TACGGACATTTCAGCGAGGACGGAACCGAGTTTGTCATCACCAATCCGGAGTGCCCGCGGGCGTTTGACAACTTCCTCTGGAACGAGGCCTCCTTTGCCAACGTGCAGCAAACCGGCGTCGGCTGTTTCGATTATCAGGTGGACGGCACGGAGGCCGTGCAGCTCCTGACCGGCATCGGGCGGATCTGCGACTTCGATGTCTTCGGGCGCGATCACCTGATGAGCCGCCTTGTTTATATCCGGGACAATGACAGCGGCGAGTACTGGAATTTGAATTGGGAACCGTCATGCATGACGTATGAAAAATTTGAGTGCAGGCAGGGACTTGGTTACACCCTTCTCAGCAATACAACCAATCAAGTGGAAGCAGATTTCCGTATTTTTGTCCCACAAGGCAAGGACCCGGTCGAGCTCTGGGATCTTCGTTTCAAGAACCACAGCAGCAGGCCGCGCTCTATCTCGGTGTTTCTCTATGTGCAATTCCAGTTTGCGTTCAAATGGGGATTCAACAGTTACGGCGACGCCATCTACCGCGAAACACACTTGAATGAAAAACTTAACGCAGTGGTGGCATCCAAGCATCCTTTTCGAAAACCCCACTGCCATCTCACCGGCTTTCTCACAGGCAACAGGCCGATCGCGGCGTTTGACGGCTCCCGCGAGGCCTTTGTGGGCGCCTACCGCACATTAAAGGACCCCATCGCCGTGGAACGGGGCCAGTGCTCCAATACCCCCGGCTCGGCAGACGCCACGGTCGGCGCGCTTCAATTCAACTTCATGCTAACACCCGGCGAAGAAACGGCGCTTTCCGCCCTGCTGGGAGCAACCGATGACGAGTCCGGAGTTGCCACGTTACGCGAACGCTATCTTGGAAAATCCGCCGGGTATTTCGCCGAAATGCAAGCCGCCCATGCGCGCATGGTTTCAACCAACCACGTCAAGACACCCGATCCCATCTTCGACCAGATGGTCAATATCTGGATCAAGCAGGTGGCCGCCTACGGCAGCACCTGGTGCCGCTGGGGCTGGAACGGCTATCGCGACATCGTCCAACACGGACTCGGAGTGTCCGCTCAAAATCCAGCCCGCACGAGAGAGATTCTGTTGGAGGCGCTGCGTCATCAATTTTCCAACGGGCTCGCCCTTCGCGGGTGGAATCCGGTGGACGAAAAGCCGTACAGCGACAGCGCCCTGTGGCTTGTGTTCACCCTCTGCGCCTATCTCAAGGAAACCGGCGACCTCGCCCTGCTCGAGCAAGCCGTGCCTTACTACGACGGCGGCGCCGACACCGTGCTCGGCCACATCCGCACCGCACTCGATTTCCTGGAAAAGAACAAGGGTTTGCACGAACTCATCCTCATCAAGTTCGGCGACTGGAATGATTCGCTGACGGGAGTGGGCAAGGAAGGCCGCGGCGAAAGCGTCTGGCTCTCGATTGCGTACGCGGAGGCGATGCGTGAAATGGCGGCCCTGATGGAAGCCACCGGACAAAAACCGGCCGCGGACGATTATAATAAACGCCGCGAGTCGATTGCCGATGCGGTCAACAAACACGCCTGGGACGGCGGCTGGTACAAGCGTTGCTACGATGACGCCGGACAGGCCATCGGTTCACACAACAACCGTTTTGCGTGCATCTTCATGGAACCCCAATGCTGGGCCCTGATCGCCGGAATCGCGGATGCCGAACGCGCAAAGAAACTCGAACGTTCCTGCGACGAGCACCTGCTAACCGACCTGGGGTATATGCTACTAACACCTCCCTATACCGAACCCGACCCGAACATCGGGCGCATTTCAAGCATGGAGCCGGGCATTGCGGAAAATGGAACGATCTATACCCATCTCAACATATGGATGATTTTGGGTTTGCTGCGACAGGGCAAGGCTGACAAGGCCTACGATATCTTCCGGCGCATCACCCCGGCCTACAAAGACAGCGATGCCAAGCACAAAGCCTCGTTCCTTTACGCCAACTGTTATTTTGGCCCCAGCCATCGGAACCGCCCCTTTCAACAGGAGTTTACATGGATCACCGGCTCCTATGCGTGGCTCAATACGGTTCTCCTCAACGAAATGATCGGCCTCAAACCCGGCTACGCGGGGCTTGCAATCGAACCCTGCCTCCCGAAGGAATGGAAGGAAGTGGAAGCGGAACGCTGCTGGCGCGGGACAACCTACCGGGTCCGCCTGCTCAATCCCAAGGGTATTGGCCGCGGCAAAGTGTCGATCACAATGGACGGCACACCGATCAAGGGCAACGTCCTCCCCTACTCTGCAGACAACAAGACACACCAAGTCGTTGCCACGATCAGCGAATAAATCTACATCCGGATGGGAAAACCCCGCAAACAGGCCTATTAGCGCGGCAACCGGGAAAATTTCTACAGTTAGAATGTATCAGTACTGGATCAAAACCGCTTTCGCGCTTATCGTATCGGTATGGGAAGCAGATCCTCACGCAAGACAAGCTTCGAACCCAGGACAAAATTCTGTCCTCCGGGTTTCCGTAAAGCACCTGCTCTTGCTTCGCGGCGCGCCTTCAGCCTCATCGAAGTCCTGGTGGTCATGAGCATCATCGGCGTGATTGCCGCCGCCACCATCCCCGCCTTTCAACAAATCGTCATCGGTTCCAATTTTACAGTTTCCGGCGAGTTGCTCCGCGATAACCTCACCCTCGCCCGCCAGACCGCCTTGGCGCGCAACCATTCGGTCGAAGTACGGTTCTACCAGTTCCAGGGAACTGGCGCCACCACTTCCGATTACCAGGCTTTCCAGTTGTTTCTGCAAAAAGATGACGGCACCTATGCAGCACTCACCAAGGTGCTCTATTTTCCAAAATCCATTATCTTGAACACTGATACACAGTTTAGTTCCTTGTTTGATTCCAATTCCACGAACACAACGATTGGCCAGGGCGTAAACACGGGCGTCCAGTTGCCCGAAGTCGGGACCGCCTATCAATACCTTTCCTTTAAATTCAAGCCGGGTGGAGGAACCAGTCTGGCTCAGGTGCCACCATGTTTTGTCACTCTCGTGGCCAAAAACGCGGCCCCGGTCAATGGCAGCCTTCCGGCCAATTTCGTCACCGTCCAAATCGATCCGGTTGTAGGCAAAGTGGCGGTATTGCGTCCCTAGCCTGCTTATCTCAGACGTGTCACGAAAATACTCCACCTGGTTTTTCCACCGTTGCCGGGAAGAAAACAGCGGGGGATAAGCAGGCTCTTGCAAAACCGCCTGGAAATAAGACGTTTCTAATTTCAAAAATCCCATTCAAGCGAAGGGGTTTTGCTTTTAGCACGGATGTTATGGTGTCGTCACTCCGCCCGGCCTTTTGGCAGGACGCCCTGCATCGGTTTTCAGAGGCGTGTGAAACATCCGGGCTAAAGATAAGGATTGTGCTTCTTTTCCCTGCCGATGGTTGTCGAAGGCCCGTGGCCGGGGTGGATGACCGTTTTGTCAGGCAAGGAGAGTAGTTTATTCCGAATCCCGTTCAGCAGCAGTTGCTCGGAGCCGCCCGGCAGGTCCCAGCGGCCTACTCCGCCCGCAAACAGGACGTCGCCGCCGAAAACAAATTCCGCCCCCTCTTCATACAGGCAGATGCTGCCCAGGCAATGGCCGGGGATATGCAGAATTTTGAACTTCCAGGGATCAAATGGGAACACGTCGTCCTGGTCCAGGAATTTTGCGGCATGTACCGGCGGCAGGTCGATGGGCAGCCCGTAGTTCCGCATGATTCCGGGCTGGGTGCAAAGCGGTTCATCGGCCTTGTGATAATAAACCGGGCAGTTGTGGCGTTTGGCAATTTCAGCCGCATCCCAGATGTGGTCCCAGTGGCCGTGGGTGAGCACGAGCTGCGTGACCTTGAGTTTCCAGTCGTCGAGGGCGTCGGCGGAACCTTCGGGAGCGTCAACAGCCAGCCAGCCGTCGCGGCCCTCGAGGAAGTACGCGTTGGTTTCGGCGAGCCCGCCGGTGAAGGTTTTGATGTTGGGAGCGGATGGCATGGTTCGGCAGATGGTCCGTGGTTTAAATAAGCAATGCGCCAAGGTAGCAATGAGTTGGAGAGGGTCAAGCCGGACTCCAATCATTTCCAAAAGAGTTCTTGCCCGAAGGCCTGAAACTGTTAGCGTCTTTGGAAATCATTGCCGGTTTGTTTGAGGTATCGTAAACGGCGTTGTTCACTTCGGATTTTGGACAACGCGGATTGAACGAAAGAAAACGAGTGAATTGGAGTATTGCGCCATCCTGTTTCCCCCTGGGAAAAATCAACACACGAATTTGTTTTATCATCGGCCT
This DNA window, taken from Candidatus Methylacidiphilales bacterium, encodes the following:
- the vccD gene encoding Verru_Chthon cassette protein D, with the protein product MGSRSSRKTSFEPRTKFCPPGFRKAPALASRRAFSLIEVLVVMSIIGVIAAATIPAFQQIVIGSNFTVSGELLRDNLTLARQTALARNHSVEVRFYQFQGTGATTSDYQAFQLFLQKDDGTYAALTKVLYFPKSIILNTDTQFSSLFDSNSTNTTIGQGVNTGVQLPEVGTAYQYLSFKFKPGGGTSLAQVPPCFVTLVAKNAAPVNGSLPANFVTVQIDPVVGKVAVLRP
- a CDS encoding MBL fold metallo-hydrolase yields the protein MPSAPNIKTFTGGLAETNAYFLEGRDGWLAVDAPEGSADALDDWKLKVTQLVLTHGHWDHIWDAAEIAKRHNCPVYYHKADEPLCTQPGIMRNYGLPIDLPPVHAAKFLDQDDVFPFDPWKFKILHIPGHCLGSICLYEEGAEFVFGGDVLFAGGVGRWDLPGGSEQLLLNGIRNKLLSLPDKTVIHPGHGPSTTIGREKKHNPYL